In Helianthus annuus cultivar XRQ/B chromosome 9, HanXRQr2.0-SUNRISE, whole genome shotgun sequence, the following are encoded in one genomic region:
- the LOC110944223 gene encoding glucosidase 2 subunit beta-like has product MEQNQKLLRKVDTQGGRLEAQEKQIQEFIRRTNDLKAEALKGREVQGLILRDARLDHEMLNSQAQKIGMIDWRVHHLEEARFAPEPEPAPVPAPPEPEAEGSDEEPEEEEEDPEEEEEEPEEDSDNDGDDDDVILDSCLQYSSLYGIVHM; this is encoded by the exons atggagcaGAATCAGAAGTTACTAAGAAAGGTTGATACCCAAGGAGGGcgattggaagctcaagagaagcaGATACAGGAATTTATTAGGAGGACTAATGActtgaaggcagaagccctaaaagggcgTGAGGTACAGGGTCTGATACTGAGAGACGCTCGATTGGATCATGAAATGCTTAACTCGCAGGCCCAAAAGATAGGTATGATAGATTGGAGGGTCCATCACTTGGAGGAAGCCCGCTTCGCACCTGAACCCGAGCCAGCCCCAGTCCCGGCACCTCCCGAACCAGAGGCGGAAGGGTCTGATGAAGAACccgaagaggaggaagaagatccggaagaggaggaagaagagccagagGAGGATTCGGATAATGACGGGgacgatgatgatg TAATTCTTGATTCTTGCCTGCAATATTCATCGTTGTATGGTATTGTTCATATGTGA